Below is a genomic region from Mycolicibacter hiberniae.
CAGTTTCGGCGGCACGATCCAAGAACAAGGTGCGCCGATGATCGGTCAGCGAGTGCAGTACGGCCAGCGAGTCGTGCCGCGCCTCGACGACTTCGTCGAGATAGCAGATCGCACCGGTCTTCACCGCCGTGGTCAGCGGCCCGTCGGTCCACACCACATCGCCACCGGCCACCATGAACCGGCCCACCAGATCCGAGCTGGTCAGATCATCGTGGCAGCTGATGGTGATCACCGGGCGCCCCAGCAGTTGGCCCATGTGCTCGACGAGGCGGGTCTTGCCGCAGCCGGTGGGACCGGTGAGCATCACCGGGATGCGGCGCAGGTACGCCTTCTCGAACAACTGCACTTCATTGCCGTTGGCGAAGTAGACATCGCTGCTCATTGCGATCCTTGCACGTCGTCGGTCATGCTGCGGTCAGTTCGCGGTGCACGTGGGCCAGTACTCGCGGTAGCTCCGCGGCCCGCCGAATCCGTTGGGAGCGGCGCGGTCCGAACACCTCGGGAAGCGGGTCGACCCGTACGGGACCGACGCCGACGTAGTACACGCACACCCCTGCTTGATCGGCTTCGGCGACGGCATGGGCCACATCGGCCCACGCATATCGGCCTTCATAGCCCTCATCGGACATCAGGCCGTCGCCGATCATCAGAAGTAGCCGCCGCTGCCCGGGTTGTGTCAGCAGCCGGCTGGTCAGATGGCGCAGCGGCGCACCCAGGCGGGTATAACCACCGGCGATCAGGCCCAGCCCGCTCGGCGCTACGAACCTGCGGTCGCCGAAGTCCTTGAGGCAATGCACCTCTACGCGGTGGCGCGTGTTGCCGGTGAAGGCAAAGATGCCATGGCGCTGCCGTGCACCGGTCATCGCTGCCGAGAGTGCATCAGCGCAGGCGAGCTCCAGTCCGAACAACCGACCCCCGTGCGCCCCCAGCGACGAGCTCGCGTCCAGCAGCACCGCGGTGGTCACGTCCCGGCTCGCCGGCAGCAATTCCCGGAAGATCCGCGGCTCTTCGGCTTGCCCGGCCAAGACGTCGAGGCGGTGGCTGACATAGGCGTCGACGTCAAGATCGCATCCGTCGACAAGGCGATTGGTCATGGCCCGAACCGTGGGTTGTTCGAACCACTTACGCAGGTCGACCGCGGCTGCCGAGGGTTGGCCGGCCGATGTTCGGCGGCTGAGTTCGATGACGGCGACGTGGTCGGGCAGCAGGCTGCCGGTGTGGGTGTTCCACTCCGGGTACGGGATGCCCGGCCGCCGGTCGCGGCCGATGAAACGATCGTCCTCTTCGGGCCGGCTGGGCGGCGGCAACGCGGTGTTGCGAACTCCCCCGTCCCCGCCGACCGGAATCGAATAGGGCCGGGGGCGCCGCTTCTGGTTGCTGGACCACGGCATTCGGCCGGCCCGGCGCACCGATGAGCTCAAGCTCTGCGGTGTCGTCCA
It encodes:
- a CDS encoding nitric oxide reductase activation protein NorD, producing the protein MHPMALESSCALTAVALSGGRRDGARLLTGAQRSFGLNPNLSTVYVPHPGEPGWTRRTVSCGVALQCSPSKERIAQYQLGDLSPRERRALTLIEAQVAVDWIAGRWPGLMGELQRVLPDLDPGDADMPAAEMFDRAVELARSRRPLTAHPLIGALPSAWTTPQSLSSSVRRAGRMPWSSNQKRRPRPYSIPVGGDGGVRNTALPPPSRPEEDDRFIGRDRRPGIPYPEWNTHTGSLLPDHVAVIELSRRTSAGQPSAAAVDLRKWFEQPTVRAMTNRLVDGCDLDVDAYVSHRLDVLAGQAEEPRIFRELLPASRDVTTAVLLDASSSLGAHGGRLFGLELACADALSAAMTGARQRHGIFAFTGNTRHRVEVHCLKDFGDRRFVAPSGLGLIAGGYTRLGAPLRHLTSRLLTQPGQRRLLLMIGDGLMSDEGYEGRYAWADVAHAVAEADQAGVCVYYVGVGPVRVDPLPEVFGPRRSQRIRRAAELPRVLAHVHRELTAA